The window TGAAGCAAGCTCAATTGGATGGCGCAGATCTAACAGGAGCAATCCTCACGGGAGCCTGTATTGAAGATTGGGGGATTACAGGTACTACCAAGCTAGAGGGTGTACGATGTGACTACATATTCATGCGTCTTGAGACAAAAGACAATCCCGACCGATTACGAAAGCCCGATAACTGGCGAGAAACCTTCGCTGATGGAGAATTTTCTGATTTCATTAAACCTTACGTTGATACTCTAGATTTGTACCACAGTCAGGATATTGACCCCCGCGCCATCTCCATTGCCCTCAAAAACCTGTCAGTCAATCATCCAGAGGAAAAGCTACAGTTTGTGGCGATCGAACGGCGAGGCGGCAATGGATTGAATCTCAGGTTTACAACGGCACCAGGAGCAGACAAATCTGAGTTAAGTCACGAGTATTTTACGGATTATGCTCGAATTAAGAAAGAATTGCCAATCGCCGTTCAGTTAAGATTGGCTGAACAAGATGCTGAAATTCGCACACTTAAGGGAACGATCGAGCAGTTTATTGAAGCAGGTACGCATCAATCTAAAATTCAAGCGGAAACAATTCAGGTCATTCAAGGAGAATTGGTTGTGACAGAGAACAAGGGAATCAACATCACTTCAGGCGGTGGTAGCATTGGTGACATCAGTGGCTTAGTTGGTGGTGATGTCAGTGGAGTCGTTAATCTTGGCACCATTAGCGGCAACGTGACCAACACGATCAATCAGTTGCCAGATGCGTCTGAACCCGATCAGCCTAACCTTAAAGAACTCCTGACACAACTCCAACAGGCGATCGAAAATGATTCCAACCTATCTGACCCCGACAAAGCCGATCTGTTAGAGCAGGTGCAAGTTTTGGCAGAAGCTAAGCAGACAGAGGAACCTGCGAAAAAAGAAGGGTTAGCACGCAAAGCGAGGAAGATGTTTGACGCAACATTGAGCAGTTTGCCGCAAACTGCCAGCATTGTAGAAGCGTGCAGTAAGTTATTGCCAATGGTTTTAAAGGCATTAGGGGTGTCTGCGTAGCATCGCAGTATTTGCTTCAAGTGCCACCTCATCGGATGATAGAGCGACTCGGCATAAGATGCGATCGCTCATTTATTCCCTCCCAACTTTTCCAGCAACGCTTGCCACAGCCCAATCTGCTGCTGTAATTGCTGGATGCGATCGCACCTCGGACAATGAGGAAAAGCGATCGCTCATTCATTCCCTCCCAACTTTTCCAGCAACGCTTGCCACACCTCAATCTGCTGCTGTAATTGTTGGATGCGATCACTGTCTACTTCCCGTCTAACCAACCCACCTCGACCCGCTAATTCACCTTGACAACGGGTAATCAGTTCGCTGAGGGCTTTCCCAGGTTTTCTTTGTCCTCCTGATTCATTTCAGTATCGCTAATTGACACTACACCCCTAGCTGCCTGCTCTAGCAATTCCGAACGAGAAAGTCCTAAAGCTTTCGCCCTCTCATCAATTTTTTGCGCGGCTGTCGGCGTCAGCATAATCGAGAATCGCTCCTTAGCTTCTCCCCAAGCCATTCTCTCGGCTTGATTTTGCTTTTTCTTGCGACGATCTCTCATCCTTTAACCCTATTTATGCATAGCTTCAAACCTTTATTTTATGACTTCTATAGACATCTTTTCTGTTACAATTGCCTTATGTATACATAGGGTAAAACAAACCTATCGATACAAAGAGCCGTGCATCCTTGGCTACCAACCTGATCCGCACGGCTCTACCTCCACACAATTAGGGAGATTCTTTGATCATGACAAAAAATCAAGCAATTAGCCTCATTGATGGCTATCAGCAAGCCTTAGAGGATTTTGCGATCGCGCCTCTGATCACCCGCCTGAAAACCTACTCCGATGCCGACTTCGATGCGGCGTGGATGAACCTCACCCAACCCGAACTCGAAAGCCTAGCCGCTATCCTCATCCGAGAATTAACCGCCAACCTCAACGGCAAAGCGATCGCCGGATACTTAAACGCCCTACGTCACGGCAGCATCGACATACCCCCCAGCTTAGTTCACCTAGTATTTGGGCCCCCATCCATTGACCTGCCAGCCAACTTCCCCGACGTTCAAACCCCTCGCTACTTAGGGCTTGCTGAATAAGTCGGCGAAAAACAACCGATGGATTAATCAGTTATTTAATCCTGGAATAATAATGAGCTTTTGTTGTTGTTAATTCCCACAAGCATAAGCCGAATTAATAGTTATCGAGAAAAAAGGCGTGATGTTGTGTATTGCACAAAAAAAGACAAAAAAACTGCCGTAGCAGGGTGGAAAGATTCATGACTAAAAAAGTGATAGCAATAGCCGTTTGAGAAGTATGAGGCAGTTTAGCCATGACGCGATTCAAGCTAAATCTTCGCTTTGAGATGCCAAATTTTCCTTCAATAGCATTGCGAACCTTCTCGTCGTCTAAGGCTTGTTTCTTTTTGTCTGAGCTGACATTAGCTGGAGGTCTGCCTAAGGGGGGGCCACTTATTCTAATCCCTCTTTCTTTACAGAATGCTCGATTCTCGCGATTTCGATAAATTCTATCTACATGTACTGATTCGGGATAGACTCCTGTGTGCTGTTTAAATGCTTCTATTTGGGCTTTTAAGTCTCCGGCTTCATTAAAGTTATCCCAGCTTATACGGTCTAAAAAGACATATCCATCTCTGACGCTTGCTGCTAGTTTAGCTCCAAATTCTACAGGTTTTCCGGCTTTTCCTCTCACAATTGGACGGATATGGGGCTGACTTAAACTGACTATTCTGTCGTCAATTCTCTGGGCTTTATTCTCATACATCCATTGCTGTTGACGGTAAACTTCCGCCACCACCAGCAAGCTCTTATATTGAGAGATGCTCAAACCCTCAAGTGCTTCTCCTGTCTGAAGGAGCTGGTCAATGTGTGATAAATTTCTTTTTATATATTTCAGTTGTTTTTTTATAGCTTTTCTTCTCTCTTTTCTTGACGATCTCCGTTTTTTGGCGACTTTCAAGTAATCTTTCCGAGCGAGGTTTCTATAAGTTTTTGGCTTTTTCTTTAGTCTCCCTTTTAGGGGCTTATAGAGAGTATCTATTATCTTTTCCGTTTTGACTCTGGCTTGATTTAATAGACCCAAGTCATTGGGATAGCTGATATCTCCTGGCGCACAGGTAGCATCCAGAATTAATTTCCCTTGATTCGGGCTTTCTCTTGTTTCTTGCCTTTCTGAGAGTGAGCTTTTTTTTTAGATTCCTCCTCTGTTTCTTCCTGAATCTTCTTTACCATTCTTTGATTTATTTGATTTACTAAATCAACATTTATCCTTTCTCTAAATCTTACCAAAAGTGAGGCATCATAAGGGGCTTCGTTGCTGTAATGCTTTCTCCCTATAAAGTATTGTAAGTAAGGGTTTTCTTTTATTTGTTCTACTGTTTCCCGATCGCTTATTCCTAATCTTTCTTTGATTATTAATGAACCCAATGCCATCCGAAATGGCAGCGCAGGTGCCCCCATATCAATAGAAAAAATTTTGGCGTATTCCTCTTCAAATTCATCCCAGGGTATCAGATTTGCCATGATTACCCAACGGTTATCTTGTGATAACTTTCCCTCAAAGGGCAGCTCAAAGTTTTCCGGTGGGGTCGGGCTTGAGGAAGCTTTTCTGTACATTTTCCCTGCTCTTGGTACAAGGATTTTGTGGGATTCTACCAGATTTCCTGGGAGCTGAACAACTTTCAAGACCGCTCAAACTATTTATAGCTAAGGGTTTCCGGTTTTTACAGCAAACCCTACTTATACGGCGACAAACTGCGCTGGATTCCTGAAGGCGACAAAACAGACTGGGGAATTGCGATCGGCAGATTCTACAGCTTTGCTCCCCACCACTGCGCTTGGACGTGGTGCTACCTCATTTGGCTCGACAAACTCTCCCCCAGTACCGCTTGGACGGTTGCCGATATCGCCTGGGAAAACGACCTCGAACCGATGGAGGACGCCGCATGAAACCCCGTCCCCTCACCGAACGAGAACAAACTCTAATCGACTTCTACGGTTACTGTCAACTTGGGATGACACCGCAGCAATTCTACGCCAAATGGCAAGTCAATCACGAAGCGATCGCCTTTATCTGCTCTCGTTCCATGTCTACCGTCCGACGCTGGTTTAGAAGGGGTAAAAACTACCGCCGTCCGCAACCTTCCGATTTGCGCCATCTCGCCTTGATGGACTTCCTATTGGAGCATTACCAAGACATTCCCGAACAACTCTTAAACGCGCTGTGTTCTCCCAAGCGCAACCCATAGGAATCCCAACTTTCACCCAATGTAAATATCCGTTGGACATTATCTCGCTAGCCATCCTCTTTGTAGGGTGGCTTTAGTTGTTTAGAGCAACCTAAAAACCTTGAGAACATTCAAAGCGAACCAGCGCAAAGCCAACAACCACAGGGCTTCAGGACGGCGTATCGCCCAAGAAATTGAAATTATTCGCGCTGCACTCAAACGACGCGGCTACCGCATCCGCAAGCAACCCAAACAAGCTGCTTGGGCTGTTTACGTCACCGATGACAAATTCTACCTGTTGACCTATCAACCCGCCCCTATCAGTGCTTGGGTGCTTCACCCGCAAGATAACGATTCCACCCGCGCCACCCTCTCCAACCTCATTCAACGTGCATTAACCAAACAACCCGCAGGCAATACCAGGAGGAATTCATGACTACTTACCTCGAACGATTAAGTCCTTGGTGCCTCGTCAGACTTCTTCCCAAAATGCAGCGACTTACTGTTGGTCGTTTTCGTCGCTGGAATGATGCCCACGAACATATGCGATGTTCTTGTTCAGAGGATAGGCGATCGCATGAACTTGGGCAGGCGAATGCCAAAGATTTTTCTTTTCCCCCTTTAATCAGCCGGCGCTCATAGAGGGGGTTAGGGGGTCTAAAGCGTTAACGATTGCGGATCGGTTTCAATCAACTTCGCCAAGTCTTGCAGGAACGCTGCCGCATCAGCACCGTAAATAATCCGGTGGTCACAAGTGATATTCACCTGCATCTGACGCCGCACACCCATCATTCCCTCCTCCGTTGCCACAACGCTAGGACGTGATGCCCCGATCGCCAAAATTGACCCTTGTCCTGGCGGTAAAATAGCATCAAAACGGTCAACCCCAAACATGCCCAAATTGGACAGCGTGAAGGTACCAGAGCTATATTCCTCCGGCTGCAACTGCTTGAGTCTGGCACGTTCTACCAAGTCTTTCCAATTGCGAGATAGGGAATAAATATCAACTTGGTCAGCTTGTTGTAAGACCGGCGTAATCAGTCCTCCACCAGGCATTGCCACCGCGACGGCAATATTGATGGAACTGTGATACTGAATGCCCTGTTCTACACAACTGGCATTGACCAAAGGATGTTTTTGTAACGTAACCGCCACGGCCTTAGCCAGCAGTGCCGTCATCGTCACGCCTTTGGTCTTGATTTTTTTGTATAACTTATCCAGCTCATCGGTTGTAATGGTATAGCCAACGTGGAAGGTAGGCACCTGAAGGCTGGCAACCATATTCCGTACCACCGCATTTTGCAGCGTATTAAACGGTACGGTTTCACCCAAGGCAGCAACAGGAACCGCTGGGGTGGGGGCTGGACGAGGTGCAGGGGTAGTTGGCGCGGGGGTTGAGGTTGGTTTCGGTGCTGTTGTCGTCGCGGCAGGCGTAGCGGCAGGAGTACTCCCTTTCCCGGCGGCGGCTTCCACATCCTCGGCAATAACCCGCCCATAGGGGCCACTGCCTTTGAGGCTGTTGAGATCGACGCGGAGTTCCTTGGCTAACTTGCGAGCGCGAGGTGAGGCGACAATCCGTCCATTGCGAGGGCTGGGTGTATCTTGAGCCGCCACTGGGGCAGCCTCTACTTGTCCAGGCGTCGGTGTGGGTACCGAGTCTTTTTGAGGGGTGGAAACAGCAGTACCCTGGCTGGATTGAGCCGCTTGTTGTTTAACTTGCTCAATTTCAGCTTCCGATTCTGCCAAAAGTGCGATCGCCGCCCCTACGGGAGCTGATTCACCAGCCGGTACCGTGATCACAGCCAGATAACCTTCATAGAAGGACTCAACGTCCATATCTGCCTTATCTGACTCAACCACCACCACCGTTTCGCCTTTCTCAACTCGGTCCCCTGGAGATTTTACCCAAGAGACTATTTTGCCTTCGGTCATTGTGGAACTGAGGGCGGGCATGAAAACTTCGTGGATCATGAGGTGGTTTTCCGAATCAATTGAGCTAAGGCGAACAAGAATTTTTGCCAGATTGCATTGTAGCCTGAGGAACGGCTCTAGAACCATTGAGTCTTCACAGTTCTTGGAGAAGCTGTACCCCAGATCGCATTTCTAACACTTAGCAGCCGAAATCGCCAAGAGATCTATATTGATTTTTGCCACAAGCCGAAACGGGGAGACAATTATACGAAGTTGCGTTCAAAGGGGATAGATCAGAAACAGCAGGGGAGCTGGGGAGCTGGGGAAAAAGTCTGCTATCTTTGACTGCAACTTGGTATTAGCTGATTTTTCGCCCCTGATAGCGAGGGAGTGATGGATCAATTTCTTTAGTCCAAGCTTCGATGCCACCTTGGACTTTGGTTCCGGCAATCCCAGCCTTCTGTAGCAGTACTAAAGCACGGGCAGAGGGTTTGCCAGTCGTGCAGTAAGCCAAGAGTTTACGACCTTTAAGCTGGGACTTAATGGCGTTAATGCCTTTGCCTTGTTCTATGTCTTGTAGAGGCAGCGAGACGGCACCGGGGATGTGTGAAAATTTGTATTCATCGGGCGTGCGAACATCGACCAACAGGTAATTTTCCTGCTTGCTGTTCATGAGTTTCTTGAGTTGCTGTACACTCATGACTGGCTCAGACGCTTCTTGAATCGCATCGCCGATGATCGGTAAATCTGAGGCCACAGCTAAAGGCACTCCCGCTTGGATCACAGGTCGTAGTAAGTCCGAGTTGTAGCGTACCGCTCCTACAGCACCCACAGCGCCCAAGGCGAGAGCTACACCACAACCGGATAACCAGCGTTGTTTGGGCACTCGCTTATTGGCCAAACTTAACTTAATTTCGGGGATGTCTTTACGCACGTATGTGGGAAGACTTGGGTCGATGTAATCTCTCCAGGCATCAATCCCACCCGTAATATTGGTGGCTTTGATACCTGCTTGTTGTAGGCGAAAGACACTGTGGGCTGAGCGAATTCCAGCTCTACACAAAATGAGGACTTGTATTTCTTCGTTGGGATGATGCTGTTGTTTGTCTTGAATGAGTTTTTTGATTTTTGCTAATGCTGCACCCGATTTAATTTGTGGATAAGGAATCAGGAACCACTCTCCTGGTAGGTGAGCAATGTTAAATTCGCTGTTGTAGCGCACATCAATCAGTAAGAGATTGGTGGCGTTTTTCGTCAAAAGTTGCTGGAGTTGTTGGACGCTCATCTGAGGGACTTGCGTTTGCACAAACCGATTGCCGACGACGGGAAGTTGGGTAAGTTTGCCAACGGGATTGCCTTGGGGGATGAAGTTGGATAAATTCGTGCGAACGTCGAGCATGATTGTTGCTTTCCTTTGTTCTCTCTATCCTGTCTAAATCGCAATTGCAGTTTGGTAATGCTTACCCAGGTGTTTTGCAGTTAATGAACAAAAAAACTTATTGGTTGCTGTTATTCCTGCAAAATTAGCTGACTACATTGGGACAATGTAGAGTATTTTTAGCGGGGTTTAAAGGATTAATTAGCTTTAAATCCCAATGTTTAAATCCTGGCTTGAAAAAATATTTATTGAGAGTTTTTCATCAAAAAGCGAGGATTATTTGACTAAAATAGAAGAATATCATTCCGAGATAAAACTCAAATTAGGTCACGCGTTTCTGTCATAACCATAGGTTACCTGAGTATCCGAAAAAGTTATAATTCTTCGATAAATAATTATTTCAGCTTTAAATTAAAAATCGATTCTTAAAGTTACGATGAACTCATCAACCCAGGAGATAGGATTCCAGAGCTTCTTCCACTTGGCGTGAATCCTACTTATCTCAACTTTAGATTCACCCGTCAGTGAAACCGATACTTGCTCTCAGTTTTCGCAGATGGTTTCCTCTCCCCGTAGCTCCAGCCTGGTTAGCGACAGCATCGCTAATTGAGTAGACGGTTTGATAGTAAAGATATGTTAAAAATATAGATTAAATTAACAAGCCATTCCTGATGTGCTATTGACTCAAACCGTAAGTTAAATTATCCGATCTACAAACTTCGTCAACGTTGCAATTGAAACATGACAAAGCTCTATTCGGTTATTTATTTTTATTTCCCTTATTGAACAGCTCTGCTGTTAAGTGTTATGTCTGGTCAGTTGAAAAATTCTCTCGTGCTGCTAGCCAGTGTGGCGATCACCCTGAGTGCTTGCAATCGCGTCAATGTGGAGTCGAGGAACATCGAAGGGAATCGCTCAGAGCTAACCCCTCAGGAAACAACACCTGTGAAGAGTCCCTCACCCCTTGTGACACCTAGCCCCATATTGAGTCAGGACAAGTCGGAAATTAAGACTTCTAGCGCTAGCGTAAAGGTTAATCGAGAAAACTACAAACCCATTGCCCTTACTCAGTTAACGAAAAATGAAGCTCTCACCGGTGAGGAACCCAAAGCGATCGCCCTAGCGGCTTTCGGTGATGTTGACTCCGAGGGAGGTTCACGAGACGTAAAAGTCGAGTATCCGCAACCCGATCGCGCCGTTGTAATCATTACCCAAACCGGTGTTGCGGATGATTCGGTGCGGGCAATTCGGTATCGAGCTGAACTAGTCCCTACCTCAAAATCCCAGACGGGCAAGCAGTGGAAGATCGTGTGGGCTGGCTCTCAGTTTACCTGTCAACGGGGGCGCGGTCATCAAGATTGGTCAATAAAGCTTTGCTCTTGATATTCCTCACTTGAGGCTGCGCTGCTTACCGTATTCACGAGCTTTTTGGATTAGCTCTAAAATATCTGAACGGCTTGATTCCGGTGAGTCCTTGGGAAAAAACAGCCCTTGTAAACCATAACCGATTAATCCCCCATATTCTCTAAAGACGAGAAAAGTTTCATCCTTAAAGCCTAGGTAAGAAGGCAGGGGAGTCGTATAGGGAATTACGGTAAAACCATTAGCACGGAACACAAGCATTGAGCGCAGCATGTGAGGTTCGTCCGTAACCAATATAATTCGCTGAACTCCCCGTGATTGTAAGATGGCGGCTGAGAAAGTTGCATTTTCTGCTGTAGTTAACGAGCAATTTTCTCCATCTATCGATTGCGGAGAAATCCCTTTTGCCTTCAGTTGCTCTATCATACTAGGAGCATCAGCAATCCCGCTCACAAAAATCTGCGGTGCTTGCCCATTATTCCAAAGTTTAGCCGCCAGATTGACTCTGTAGTCATAAAATTCTCCTCCCCCCCGTCCTAGCACTACAATTGCATCGGCTTTTGCTCCGGGGTCAGTTGGCAGGAAAACCACTAATAATTTAGAAGAGAAAAGAATAAATAAGGGAAAAATAGCTGTAAAAATAAATAAAAACCAATAAAACTTCCGATTTTTTAATTTATGCTTCCATGTCCTATATTTAATTAACCACAGAATTACGAAAAAAACGAATAGAGCTAGAGCCAATAAAAGAGGCTGATTCAGCCATTCAATCTGCCACCAAGGAATAAAAATTGGCAGTTTATTTAGTGTGCGTTCACATAAATTTGAATCAAACATTCACAACTGTAGTAAAGTTGTCATGAGTCATTTATAGCACTTCCAATTTTAGATGACTACATCAACATCCATCGATAAATCTCTCTAACTCTTACTTCCAAGGGGATAAAGACTAATTTTAGAAAAGGGGAAAAAGGACGATTTCCTTGTCCTTTTTCCCTCAAGTGACAACCCTTACCAATTGTTGCGCGGGAGGGAGGGATCTATTTTTTCTGTCCATTCCTTAATCCCGCCAGAATATTGAATGCCTTCAACTCCTGCCTCCTGAAGCCTAACTAGCGCCACCCCAGATCGGTAACCATGAGTGCAGTAAGCAATCAAACGACGACCATTAAGCATGGATTTAACTTTTTGGATGCCGGAACCTGCCTCAATTTCTGTCAGAGGTACAAGAACCGACCCAGGAATATGAGAAAGTTTGTACTCCTCAGGAGTCCGGACATCTAAGATGAGGTAATTTTTATCCTTGCTATCAATTAATTGCTTGAGTTCTTGAGCACTAATTTGGGGTGTCTCTGCCCGTTTAATGGCATAATCCACGAAGCCTACATTTGATGCCCACTTGACAGGCACCCCAGCTTTAATCACAGGGATGAGTAAATCTGGGTTGTGACGCACAGCGGCGAGAGCACCAAAAGCTCCTAAGGCAAGAGCTACACCAACACCGTATAACCAGAGTTTCTTGCTCGGACGCTGCTTGGTCTGGGTAAGCTGATTTTCTAGGGTATTTTTCATGAAATACTGGAGTAGGTAAGGGGGAGATTTCTTGTCTCCAAGCTTGGCAGCTATGGATCAAGCCAAAAGGGTTTTGCCTAGATATATTCTAAGAGATTCAAATAAAGAGCAAAATTTTACCGAAAATTCTTATTTAGGGCTTTAAAAAATTTAGTGGTTTTTAAAGTGTGAGTGAAGTAACCAATCGGCAAGACTCTTTTAAGTTTTCCCAGTTTTTTTATTTGCCCACTGGGGCAGATCGTGCAGAAAGGTTCCCAGTTTACCTGTCAACCGGGGTGAGGTTATCAAGATGGGTCAATGAGGCTTTGCTCTTGACCTGCTCTTGCTTTTTTCTTTGCAGATGACCCTGAATCGAATGACACTTTGTTATGACAATCAAGGAATGATCGCCAAGCGGGACGCTGTCCGGTGGAAACCGGAACTTGAGGGCTACCCTAGTGGAACACAGTCCGCAAATAAAGGTTTATTTCTCATCCTAGGGACAGAGTTGAGGAGTGTTCCGACTCTCTGATCGTCGTGCCATTCGACCCTGCGTAATTGAAGGCGTACTCCAACGATCGCCCCGCTCTATTCGCACAACCTAAACGTCACCCCGAATTTCTTCTACAACTCCATCCCGTAGAAGAATTTCTACATTCATTTTTCGCACCAGGTTATCTCCCAGTTCAACACGGAAATAACTTTCCATCTGACCTTGATTCACTTCTTGATCCAGCTCGAGCATCTGTACTTGTTGTAGTTGCTGGAGCTGCTGATTTTTTTGCTCTAGCAGTTCACTTTTCTTTTGATTGACCTGCATTTGAATATTTTCGATTTGTTGCGCCATCTGAGGTCCTGGCGGTTGCAAGGTTTGTTTTTGAATTTCTGCGATCGCTCGTTGCCCTTGCATATCGAGCTGTTGTAGCTGGGAGTCAATTTGGTTAATTTGCGCCTGAAGTTGTTGCTGAACTTCTTCCTTCCATCGGGGGGTGACGATGGCTTTAATGTTAATCGGTCGCTTTAACAGCAAGTTTGACTTAAATTCGTCCATATATGTTGCGCTCGGTAGATCTAAAGGTTAAATGATTTGAAGTTTCCTACTTTGCAGGAGAATCGATCAGAGAGTTTTAGACAACTCTCTCCTTTTTCACCTGAATCAGGCAAACATCCCGATAATAATATCGTGATAACGTTCCATAACAACGGGTCGCCGGATTTTCAAGGTTTGAGTCATCATGCCATTTTCCAGAGAAAATGGTTCTAAAATCAACTCAAAAGAGCCAATCCGGTCATCAGGGCGATAACCTGGGCGATTTTTGACCTCTCGGTTTAGTTCGCTACGGAATAAGCTCTGAACCTCTTTACTCTGAAGGTCAATAGCTGTCCGGAACTCCTCTGGTGGTGCGGCAGACTGAGGGGACACAGCATCAGGGAGACGCAGGTTAAGATTTTGAGCGGCAGCCCACTGTTGTAAGGCTTCGAGATTAGGAACAATTAATGCACCGAGCGATCGCTGGTCTTGACCCACTAACATAATCTGATCGATATAAGCACTGCGTATGCAAGCATCTTCAATCGGCTGCGGCTCAATATTTTCACCATTGGTTAAGACAATCGTGTCCTTGGCCCGACCGGTCAGCACCAGGTGATTTTCCGGTGTCACCCAACCCAAATCCCCCGTATCAAACCAACCGTCGGCATCAATTGCTTTGGCCGTGGCTTCCGGTTTTTTATAATAGCCTTGCATTACTTGTGGACCCCGTACCATGACTAAACCCTGCTGTCCTTGAGGCAGAAGTTGACGAGTTTCGGGGTTAACAATCCGAATTTCTGTACCGGGCATGGGTGGGCCTGAACTATAGCGCAAGTTCCGCCAAGGACGGCGCACGTTGGTCACAGGAGAGGTTTCTGTCAAACCGTAGCCCACCAACACTTCTACCCCAATAATCTCAAAAAAGTCGTCCAAGTGCCTTGCCAGGGAACCACCACCGCTAATGACGATCTTAATTTGTCCGCCGGTGGCTTCGCGGACTTTTTGATAAACGATCTTGTTTGCTAGTTGATGAACCGGCCAGAGGACAGTGGCTTGGACACGGGCTTTTAGTCGTTCGATGGCGGAGGGTTGGAGGTTGCCTAAGCTCAATCCCTGCGCTAGTCGCCGTGCCTCAATGTAACGTTTACTTACGTTCAGGAAGTTTTGTACCAATCGCTGCTTATTGGCAGGCTGTTCGCGGAACTGCTTTTGCACGCCTTCGTAAATGGATTCCCACAGTCGTGGTACACCGACCATCAATTGGGGTTTAAATTCTCTCAGGTCTTTTTTGACGTTGCGTAAATTCGTATAAATCTGCGTGCAACCTTGGGAAAGGATGAAATACTCAACCGCTCGCTCGTAGGCGTGCCAACTCGGAAGGATGGAAAGAACTTTATCGCCCGGTTCTGGTAACCATACGGAACCAATGTTTACAACTTGATGTAGCAAGTTCCCATGAGTCAGCATGACGCCCTTGGGCTTGCCGGTGGTACCAGAGGTGTAGAGTAGGGTGGCTAAAGTATCCCGATGGTGGATAACACTCGTTAGGGGGTGGGATGCCCCGGCTGCCATTAACTGGGCGTAGTTGATAATCTTCAGCGTTTCGCCTTCCGGCGGCTGTTCTTCGGAGAGGAGAATCACCCAACCAATGGGAAGAGAGTCTAAGCGATCGCGCAAACTTTTCAGCAAGGCGAGGTTTTCCACCACTAAACCGATGCTACCGCTATCTTCCAGGATATAGAGTAGTTCTTCTCGGTCTGCCTGAGCGCTACGCACAGCATTTGCCGCCCCTGCTGTAATGATGCCCTGATCGGCAATCATCCATCGGGGACTGTTGTCGGCAAACAGAGCAATCCGAGTCGGAAGTCCTGTTTCATCCAATTCTGTCTTGAACCCCAGTGATTGCAACCCAGCCGCAAATTGCTGAATCTGCTGATATAACTGGGCATAGGTGAGGGACGAAGGTTTAGCACCAAGCGCTCCGACACCATGAGGGTCTTGGAGAGCAACAATATTCTTAAAGCGTTGAGCAGCAAGAGGCCAAATTTCAGGAAGGGACTGCACGGAAGAATAATCGGCAGCACGTTTGAGGTTATTACTTTCTTCTGGAGTGAGGCGGTAAGCGGTGCGATGGTTCGACATAACTCAATTCCCTGAATAGTCGATTGCTTGTGTTTTTACCATACTCTTGTGCTACGCCAGAATAGATCTTTTGAGAGGACA of the Allocoleopsis franciscana PCC 7113 genome contains:
- a CDS encoding YdcF family protein produces the protein MFDSNLCERTLNKLPIFIPWWQIEWLNQPLLLALALFVFFVILWLIKYRTWKHKLKNRKFYWFLFIFTAIFPLFILFSSKLLVVFLPTDPGAKADAIVVLGRGGGEFYDYRVNLAAKLWNNGQAPQIFVSGIADAPSMIEQLKAKGISPQSIDGENCSLTTAENATFSAAILQSRGVQRIILVTDEPHMLRSMLVFRANGFTVIPYTTPLPSYLGFKDETFLVFREYGGLIGYGLQGLFFPKDSPESSRSDILELIQKAREYGKQRSLK
- a CDS encoding rhodanese-like domain-containing protein gives rise to the protein MKNTLENQLTQTKQRPSKKLWLYGVGVALALGAFGALAAVRHNPDLLIPVIKAGVPVKWASNVGFVDYAIKRAETPQISAQELKQLIDSKDKNYLILDVRTPEEYKLSHIPGSVLVPLTEIEAGSGIQKVKSMLNGRRLIAYCTHGYRSGVALVRLQEAGVEGIQYSGGIKEWTEKIDPSLPRNNW
- a CDS encoding YlqD family protein, which gives rise to MDEFKSNLLLKRPINIKAIVTPRWKEEVQQQLQAQINQIDSQLQQLDMQGQRAIAEIQKQTLQPPGPQMAQQIENIQMQVNQKKSELLEQKNQQLQQLQQVQMLELDQEVNQGQMESYFRVELGDNLVRKMNVEILLRDGVVEEIRGDV
- a CDS encoding AMP-dependent synthetase/ligase; its protein translation is MSNHRTAYRLTPEESNNLKRAADYSSVQSLPEIWPLAAQRFKNIVALQDPHGVGALGAKPSSLTYAQLYQQIQQFAAGLQSLGFKTELDETGLPTRIALFADNSPRWMIADQGIITAGAANAVRSAQADREELLYILEDSGSIGLVVENLALLKSLRDRLDSLPIGWVILLSEEQPPEGETLKIINYAQLMAAGASHPLTSVIHHRDTLATLLYTSGTTGKPKGVMLTHGNLLHQVVNIGSVWLPEPGDKVLSILPSWHAYERAVEYFILSQGCTQIYTNLRNVKKDLREFKPQLMVGVPRLWESIYEGVQKQFREQPANKQRLVQNFLNVSKRYIEARRLAQGLSLGNLQPSAIERLKARVQATVLWPVHQLANKIVYQKVREATGGQIKIVISGGGSLARHLDDFFEIIGVEVLVGYGLTETSPVTNVRRPWRNLRYSSGPPMPGTEIRIVNPETRQLLPQGQQGLVMVRGPQVMQGYYKKPEATAKAIDADGWFDTGDLGWVTPENHLVLTGRAKDTIVLTNGENIEPQPIEDACIRSAYIDQIMLVGQDQRSLGALIVPNLEALQQWAAAQNLNLRLPDAVSPQSAAPPEEFRTAIDLQSKEVQSLFRSELNREVKNRPGYRPDDRIGSFELILEPFSLENGMMTQTLKIRRPVVMERYHDIIIGMFA